GATCAGCAGGGATTGCAGAAAAGACATCTTCGGCTCCTTTGGTCAGGGGCGCCCCGACGACGGCACCTGGGGGAGTTGCTTTGCAGGCCGGGGCGCACAGGTCCGGCATGGACCTGATCAGGTATTGTGGTAGGTGATCGGTGCGGCGTAGCGGGCGACGATCCAGCCTTCCTGACCGCCATAGAGCACCCGCAGCCATTTCCGCCCCGCGAAGGTGCCCTTGCGGATGACCGGTACAACCGTGCCGTCAGGGATCGCCGCGATGACGTTGGGATTGAACGACGGCCAGCGCCGCATGTTGAGCGTGTCACCGTGGGTCTCGATCTCGACGGTTTCGTCGCCGCTCGGGTCCGATCCTTTCTCCGCCTCCAGGTCGGCGGGATCGTTGCGACCGAGAACACGGGCGCGGATGTGCTCCAGCGGGAACAGCGGGTTGGTATCGACCTTGCGGCCGGGGCTGACGTACCAGTGGGTGGTGATATCGGTGAGCGTCGGCACGTCGCGGAACAGGCATTCGAGCAGCGAGATCACTGCCGTGATCTGGGCCTCGGTATAGGCCATCCAGACCCCATCACCGTGCTCCGGGGTTGCGACCTTCGCCAGATCGTACTCGTCGCGCATGCTGAAGGTCTCGCCCCACCAGGCACGGGCCTCGCTGGCGTCGCCCGTCATCCGTCCCGGATTGACGATCTCGATCCCGATGGAGAAACCGTTGCACCACTCGCGCCCATGATAATTCGAGCGCCCGGCATGGTTCGCGCGGCAGTTGGTCGGCACCAGTTGCCGAACGGTTGCGTCGCGCTCGACCACAAAGTGAACCGACGCCTTTCCCGTGTTCTCCGATGCCAGGTAACGGGCGGAGTTTCCGTTCTCCAGGCGCCCAGCCGTGTCGTGCAGGACGACGATCTCGGGAACGATCTCGCCTCCGGTGAAATGCGCCGGCCAGAAATCGACGCCTTTGAGCCTGTGATTGATGATCCGCATGAGTGCCTCCGGTGCTAAACAGGAGGTGCCACGCAAGACGGAACTTTTGCCCGGGGAAGCAGTTTCGGGGGTCAGTCGTTTTGGAAAGGGAGGGAGAGCTGCGCGTCAGCCCCCGTATGTTCGCGGCGCATCTCGGTGCGCAGCTTGTGCACCCAGGCCGCTGTCACGCCGTGCTCTGACGCGATTACATTGGCCGAACGTGTGGGGTTGGTCAATCCGGCGTCGAGAATGGCCGCGCGAAGCTCCGCCGCGCGATCCTGCTTTTGCCTGGCGCGAAAGCTCGGGAAATCCACCGAGGTGCCGCCGAAGCGCTTGGCCAGCCATTCGACCGTGGCCTCTCCGATCTCGGCTGCCAGACGCGAGCCCCGGGCTCGTTTCGGCACATCCCGCCGCTGCCCACCAGCATTCGCCAGGAGGCGCAGGACGGCTGGTGTCCCGAGATCCCGCTCCAGCTCGTCAATCCAGGCATCGGTCGGGCGCGCAGTCATTCGAAGGCGATCCCGTT
The window above is part of the Salipiger abyssi genome. Proteins encoded here:
- a CDS encoding N-acetylmuramoyl-L-alanine amidase produces the protein MRIINHRLKGVDFWPAHFTGGEIVPEIVVLHDTAGRLENGNSARYLASENTGKASVHFVVERDATVRQLVPTNCRANHAGRSNYHGREWCNGFSIGIEIVNPGRMTGDASEARAWWGETFSMRDEYDLAKVATPEHGDGVWMAYTEAQITAVISLLECLFRDVPTLTDITTHWYVSPGRKVDTNPLFPLEHIRARVLGRNDPADLEAEKGSDPSGDETVEIETHGDTLNMRRWPSFNPNVIAAIPDGTVVPVIRKGTFAGRKWLRVLYGGQEGWIVARYAAPITYHNT